The Deinococcus wulumuqiensis R12 genome has a window encoding:
- the cmk gene encoding (d)CMP kinase codes for MIVTIDGVAASGKSSVSSGVARALGIPYVSSGLLYRAATLLGLEARLDLGEAAPLLSHLQMLPLRLEPLPEGNRIWQGERDLTPQLHQSAVDAGVSAVAAHPELRAWVDEQLRRLPPPFVAEGRDMGTNVFPQAGAKFYLTASPRIRAERRAAERPEDVDAIEAALVERDARDRVQSAPAPDARVIDTGPLSLEEVIAEILKGVKG; via the coding sequence GTGATCGTGACCATCGACGGCGTGGCGGCCAGCGGCAAATCGAGCGTGTCGAGCGGCGTGGCGCGGGCGCTGGGCATTCCCTATGTCAGCAGCGGCCTGCTCTACCGCGCCGCCACCCTGCTGGGCCTGGAAGCCCGGCTGGACCTGGGCGAAGCGGCCCCGCTGCTTTCGCACCTGCAAATGCTCCCGCTGCGCCTCGAACCGCTGCCCGAAGGCAACCGCATCTGGCAGGGCGAGCGCGACCTGACCCCGCAGCTGCACCAGAGCGCGGTGGACGCGGGCGTGAGTGCGGTGGCCGCGCACCCCGAGTTGCGGGCCTGGGTGGACGAGCAGCTCCGGCGTCTGCCGCCGCCCTTTGTCGCCGAGGGCCGCGACATGGGCACCAACGTCTTTCCGCAGGCGGGGGCCAAGTTCTACCTGACCGCCAGCCCCCGCATCCGCGCCGAGCGCCGCGCCGCCGAGCGCCCCGAGGACGTGGACGCCATCGAAGCCGCCCTGGTCGAGCGTGACGCCAGAGACCGCGTGCAGAGCGCCCCCGCTCCTGATGCCCGCGTGATCGACACCGGACCACTGAGCCTGGAAGAAGTGATTGCGGAGATTTTGAAAGGGGTGAAGGGCTGA
- the hemA gene encoding glutamyl-tRNA reductase, with protein sequence MTLACPTARGLLARRPGPQPAPLDFLVVGLNHQTAPVEVRERAAVRPGEEDALLGHLSRHAEEVLLLATCNRTEVYLAGVQGEALAAFEGAWGHELLEHLYVYRGEEAVRHLYRVTAGLDSLVIGETQIQGQVKRAWQSAHARGLSRTLMNKVVQGALAAGKRVRHETGLSDKVVSVSSAAVELAQAALGDLSQRSALILGAGETAELTLTHLRAAGVQDVLVVNRTPERARALAEKLGGRACPAEELHAALPEADVVIASSAAPHYVVTAQNVREALAQRPGRAMFLIDISVPRILDPEIASVPGAYLYNLDDLTAVVQRNMRSRRAALPYAEAIIRELGSDLSRWHLTRATQLARQSALALASD encoded by the coding sequence ATGACGCTCGCCTGCCCCACCGCCCGTGGCCTGCTTGCCCGGCGACCGGGGCCACAGCCCGCTCCGCTGGATTTTCTGGTGGTGGGCCTCAACCACCAGACCGCGCCCGTGGAGGTCCGCGAACGCGCCGCCGTGCGCCCGGGCGAGGAAGACGCGCTGCTGGGGCACCTCTCGCGCCACGCCGAAGAGGTGCTGCTGCTCGCCACCTGCAACCGCACCGAGGTGTACCTCGCCGGGGTCCAGGGTGAGGCGCTGGCCGCGTTCGAGGGCGCCTGGGGGCACGAGCTGCTCGAACACCTCTACGTCTACCGGGGCGAGGAGGCCGTGCGGCACCTCTACCGCGTCACGGCGGGCCTCGACAGTCTGGTCATCGGCGAAACGCAGATTCAGGGCCAGGTCAAACGCGCCTGGCAAAGCGCCCACGCGCGTGGCCTGAGCCGCACCCTGATGAACAAGGTGGTGCAGGGCGCCCTGGCTGCAGGCAAACGGGTGCGCCACGAGACGGGCCTGAGCGACAAGGTGGTCAGCGTGTCGAGCGCCGCCGTCGAACTCGCGCAGGCCGCGCTGGGCGACCTCTCGCAGCGCAGCGCCCTGATTCTGGGTGCGGGCGAAACCGCCGAGCTGACGCTGACCCACCTGCGGGCGGCGGGCGTGCAGGACGTGCTGGTGGTCAACCGCACGCCCGAACGTGCCCGCGCCCTGGCCGAAAAGCTGGGGGGCCGCGCCTGCCCCGCCGAGGAACTGCACGCCGCCCTGCCCGAAGCCGACGTGGTCATCGCGTCGAGCGCCGCCCCGCATTACGTCGTCACCGCACAGAACGTGCGTGAGGCGCTGGCGCAGCGTCCGGGCCGCGCCATGTTCCTGATCGACATCAGCGTGCCGCGCATTCTGGACCCCGAAATCGCCAGCGTGCCGGGCGCCTACCTCTACAACCTCGACGACCTGACCGCCGTCGTGCAGCGCAACATGCGCAGCCGCCGCGCCGCCCTGCCCTACGCCGAGGCGATTATCCGCGAACTCGGTTCCGACCTCAGCCGCTGGCACCTGACCCGCGCCACGCAGCTCGCCCGGCAATCGGCGCTGGCGCTCGCGAGCGACTGA
- a CDS encoding peptidylprolyl isomerase: MKKLPLSAALLLGLLTLSACQNKTETTTETKTETETETTKTETSTTTEVTAPGAVPGGYVEVKALTDKPVREFKQEPAMSLQDGQDYYALLDTNKGQILVDLYEQETPVTVNNFVTLARNHFYDGTRFHRVIEGFMAQAGDPKSADEAQKDAWGTGGPGYQFADEIRSKLTFGGSGILAMANSGPATNGSQFFITFEQTPHLNGLHTIFGKVVTGDDVLPKLTRTSGGDGAPVEGAVADKLLSVRILTKAQ; this comes from the coding sequence GTGAAGAAGCTCCCCCTTTCTGCCGCTCTGCTGCTGGGCCTGCTGACCCTGAGCGCCTGCCAGAACAAGACCGAGACGACCACCGAAACCAAGACGGAAACCGAGACCGAGACCACCAAGACCGAAACGAGCACGACCACGGAGGTGACGGCCCCCGGCGCGGTGCCGGGCGGGTACGTGGAAGTCAAAGCCCTGACCGACAAGCCGGTGCGCGAGTTCAAGCAGGAGCCGGCCATGAGCCTGCAAGACGGCCAGGACTACTACGCGCTGCTCGACACGAACAAGGGCCAGATTCTGGTGGACCTCTACGAGCAGGAAACGCCCGTGACCGTCAACAACTTCGTGACGCTGGCCCGCAACCACTTCTATGACGGCACCCGTTTTCACCGCGTCATCGAGGGCTTCATGGCGCAGGCGGGCGACCCCAAGAGCGCCGACGAGGCCCAGAAGGACGCCTGGGGCACGGGCGGCCCCGGCTACCAGTTCGCCGACGAAATCCGCTCCAAGCTCACCTTTGGCGGCAGCGGGATTCTGGCGATGGCGAACAGCGGTCCGGCCACCAACGGCTCGCAGTTTTTCATCACCTTCGAGCAGACGCCGCACCTCAACGGCCTGCACACCATCTTCGGCAAGGTCGTCACGGGCGACGACGTGCTGCCCAAGCTGACCCGCACCAGCGGCGGCGACGGCGCTCCGGTGGAAGGCGCGGTGGCCGACAAGCTGCTGAGCGTGCGCATTCTGACCAAGGCCCAGTGA
- a CDS encoding amidohydrolase has translation MLTLILAQVTTLDPACPGAQAVLVGGGRVLAVGAREDLTALAPRAEVLDHRDLLLTPGLCDAHTHLVMYGASLSQLDVQGVRSVGEVRSKLRERAARTPAGEWIVGGGFLLSEMGLSGYPTAADLDAVSPDHPVLLHSRDHHMLWVNSRALALAGIHDQTPDPEGGHIVRPLGCLQETAQALVADLVPAPGEAEWLAHARAGAQDLAARGFVATHTMAFEPSAAPRALQTLAARGELPLRVWACLPHERLAQAHDLGLARGAGGLFQWGGVKFFADGALGSRTAWLHAPGFADGSGTGIALDSPELMLERGREALKLGLTPVTHAIGDRANTEVLNVYEQLRPEAEARGIRLRIEHAQHLRPQDLPRFRGLSASVQPIHLQGDAAMIRGLLPQGEVTSFAFRSLKEAGATLAFGSDAPVAPPSVQANFAAAVTRLGDDGLPLAPHEALTPGEVLWAYTRGPALAAGWNGEGWIRPGARAAFTLWDELGGAARALVL, from the coding sequence ATGCTCACCCTGATTCTGGCCCAGGTCACCACCCTCGACCCGGCGTGCCCGGGGGCGCAGGCGGTGCTGGTCGGCGGCGGGCGGGTGCTGGCGGTGGGTGCCCGCGAAGACCTGACGGCTCTGGCCCCCCGCGCCGAGGTGCTCGACCACCGTGACCTGCTGCTGACCCCCGGCCTGTGCGACGCGCACACCCATCTGGTGATGTACGGGGCGTCGCTGTCGCAACTCGACGTGCAGGGGGTGCGCAGTGTGGGCGAGGTGCGCTCAAAGCTGCGCGAGCGGGCGGCGCGGACCCCGGCGGGCGAGTGGATTGTGGGCGGCGGCTTTCTGCTGTCCGAGATGGGCCTGAGCGGGTACCCCACCGCCGCCGACCTCGATGCGGTCAGTCCTGACCACCCGGTGCTGCTGCACTCGCGCGACCACCACATGCTCTGGGTCAACAGCCGGGCGCTGGCCCTCGCCGGGATTCACGACCAGACCCCCGACCCGGAGGGCGGCCACATCGTTCGGCCCCTGGGTTGCCTTCAGGAAACGGCGCAGGCGCTGGTGGCCGACCTCGTGCCCGCGCCCGGTGAGGCCGAGTGGCTGGCGCACGCCCGCGCCGGGGCGCAGGACCTCGCCGCGCGGGGCTTTGTCGCCACGCACACCATGGCCTTCGAGCCGTCGGCGGCCCCGCGTGCCCTGCAAACCCTGGCGGCGCGGGGCGAACTGCCGCTGCGGGTCTGGGCCTGTCTGCCGCACGAGCGGCTGGCCCAAGCGCACGACCTGGGACTGGCACGCGGGGCGGGGGGGCTGTTTCAGTGGGGCGGCGTCAAGTTCTTCGCCGACGGCGCGCTCGGCAGCCGCACCGCCTGGCTGCACGCGCCGGGGTTTGCCGACGGCTCCGGCACCGGCATCGCCCTGGACTCGCCCGAACTGATGCTCGAACGGGGCCGCGAGGCGCTGAAGCTGGGCCTGACCCCCGTGACCCACGCCATCGGGGACCGCGCCAACACCGAGGTGCTGAACGTCTACGAGCAGCTTCGCCCCGAGGCGGAGGCGCGGGGCATCCGGCTGCGCATCGAACACGCCCAGCACCTGCGCCCGCAAGACCTGCCGCGTTTCCGGGGCCTGAGTGCCAGCGTGCAGCCCATTCACCTTCAGGGCGACGCCGCCATGATTCGTGGGCTGCTGCCGCAGGGCGAGGTAACGAGCTTCGCGTTCCGGTCGCTGAAAGAAGCCGGGGCCACCCTCGCCTTCGGCAGCGACGCGCCGGTGGCCCCGCCGAGCGTGCAGGCCAACTTCGCCGCCGCCGTGACCCGGCTGGGCGACGACGGTCTGCCCCTCGCCCCGCACGAGGCGCTCACGCCCGGCGAAGTGCTGTGGGCCTACACCCGAGGCCCCGCCCTCGCCGCCGGGTGGAACGGCGAAGGCTGGATTCGGCCCGGAGCGCGGGCGGCGTTTACCCTCTGGGACGAACTGGGCGGCGCGGCGCGGGCACTGGTTCTTTAG
- the aguB gene encoding N-carbamoylputrescine amidase produces the protein MNRRPDHVKLAVIQMHMTSDLEDNVSRAVQHVRDAAKQGAQVILLPELFENLYFCQVEREEYFALAHEIEGHPFIGRFQELARELNVVLPVSYFEKAGQAHYNSLVCIDADGTLLGNYRKTHIPDGPGYEEKYYFNGGDTGFKVWDTRYGRIGVGICWDQWYPETARVMMLQGADFLLYPTAIGSEPAEVDTPNSYLMWQRAMQGHAVSNSTFIGAANRIGKEIVGGLEQTYYGHAFIADYTGELVAEFGETEEGPLLFDLDLKEARKFRAGMGFFRDRRPELYGPLLTLDGVTRRS, from the coding sequence ATGAACCGCCGCCCCGACCACGTCAAACTCGCCGTGATTCAGATGCACATGACGAGCGACCTTGAGGACAACGTGTCCCGCGCCGTGCAGCATGTCCGTGACGCCGCCAAGCAGGGCGCCCAGGTCATTCTGCTGCCCGAACTGTTTGAAAACCTGTACTTCTGTCAGGTGGAACGCGAGGAATACTTCGCCCTGGCGCACGAAATCGAGGGCCATCCCTTCATCGGGCGGTTTCAGGAGCTGGCCCGCGAGCTGAACGTGGTGCTGCCCGTCAGCTACTTTGAAAAGGCGGGGCAGGCGCACTACAACTCGCTGGTGTGCATCGACGCCGACGGCACGCTGCTCGGCAACTACCGCAAAACCCATATTCCCGACGGCCCCGGCTACGAGGAAAAGTACTACTTCAACGGCGGTGACACGGGGTTCAAGGTCTGGGACACGAGGTACGGGCGCATCGGCGTGGGCATCTGCTGGGACCAGTGGTACCCCGAAACCGCCCGCGTGATGATGCTTCAGGGGGCCGACTTCCTGCTCTACCCCACCGCCATCGGCAGTGAGCCTGCCGAGGTGGACACGCCCAACAGCTACCTGATGTGGCAGCGGGCCATGCAGGGCCACGCGGTGAGCAATTCGACGTTTATCGGCGCGGCCAACCGCATCGGCAAGGAAATTGTCGGCGGGCTGGAGCAGACCTACTACGGCCACGCCTTTATCGCCGACTACACGGGCGAACTCGTGGCCGAATTCGGCGAAACCGAGGAAGGGCCGCTGCTCTTTGACCTCGACCTCAAGGAAGCCCGCAAGTTCCGCGCCGGGATGGGCTTTTTCCGGGACCGCCGCCCCGAGCTGTACGGCCCGCTGCTGACCCTCGACGGGGTGACGCGCCGGAGCTGA
- a CDS encoding protein-methionine-sulfoxide reductase heme-binding subunit MsrQ, with product MRRLPPLAWLEPGVALGGLVPAAFLGWDALTGGLGANPVKQATHQTGQLALMLLTLSLACTPARVWLRWTWAARVRRALGLLAAFYAALHFGLYVRGQDVHLGRIWEDVAERPFVTSGFAALLLLVPLVLTSGKGSVRRLGFRRWTRLHRLVYPAAGLAALHYWWGVKQDHTGPLLAGLGLLLLGLARLRRP from the coding sequence GTGCGCCGCCTTCCGCCGCTGGCGTGGCTGGAACCGGGAGTGGCCCTCGGCGGTCTGGTGCCGGCTGCCTTCCTCGGCTGGGACGCGCTGACGGGCGGGCTGGGGGCCAACCCGGTCAAGCAGGCCACCCACCAGACGGGACAGTTGGCACTGATGTTGCTGACCCTCTCGCTCGCCTGCACACCGGCGCGGGTCTGGCTGCGGTGGACCTGGGCCGCCCGCGTTCGCCGGGCGCTGGGGCTGCTCGCGGCCTTTTACGCGGCGCTGCACTTCGGGCTTTATGTGCGCGGGCAGGACGTTCATCTGGGCCGCATCTGGGAGGACGTGGCCGAGCGGCCCTTCGTCACCTCGGGCTTTGCGGCGCTGCTGCTGCTCGTGCCGCTGGTGCTCACGAGCGGCAAGGGCAGCGTGCGGCGGCTGGGCTTCCGGCGCTGGACCCGGCTGCACCGTCTGGTCTACCCCGCCGCCGGGCTGGCCGCGCTGCACTACTGGTGGGGGGTCAAACAGGACCACACCGGACCCCTGCTCGCCGGGCTGGGCCTGCTTCTGCTGGGGCTGGCGCGGCTGAGACGGCCCTGA
- a CDS encoding GGDEF domain-containing protein, whose protein sequence is MTPLRFPLPEARMRRRPGVYLALTLLTGVLQVLAALACMHDPPRLAAGVTGVALSAAMVGLSLRRPLPEDHIHRLAVTLALVWLLTEAALMVWHGGVLSPQQLTNAAITSALALTLLPPRQAVPIVAMVYGLLLVLVLTIPGSDLILLLMNMVLAGLMGFMSVYGRQVSVAQARSAWLQDLAFRDPLTGLANRHMADEELRALELAQGALAPEQSAGAVGDAALLILDLDDFKRINDSLGHARGDQALVHVARLIEGQLRPGDTAARWGGEEFLVILRGVSREQARAVGERMLQAVQNTPLPGFPHLTLSGGGAMLEEAPDHAALLDLADRRLYAAKHAGRARSVWSEDEVLATYALSHAPRSATRSRGP, encoded by the coding sequence ATGACTCCGCTCCGCTTTCCTTTGCCCGAGGCCCGCATGCGGCGTCGGCCAGGGGTATATCTGGCGTTGACCCTGCTGACAGGGGTGCTTCAGGTGCTGGCGGCGCTGGCCTGCATGCACGACCCGCCCCGGCTGGCGGCGGGCGTCACCGGCGTGGCGCTGAGCGCAGCGATGGTCGGCCTGAGCCTGCGCCGCCCGCTGCCCGAAGACCACATTCACCGGCTGGCGGTGACCCTGGCGCTGGTGTGGCTGCTGACCGAGGCCGCATTGATGGTCTGGCACGGCGGGGTGCTCAGCCCCCAGCAGCTCACCAACGCGGCCATCACGTCGGCGCTGGCGCTGACCCTGCTGCCGCCGCGCCAGGCCGTGCCTATCGTGGCGATGGTCTACGGGCTGCTGCTGGTGCTGGTGCTGACCATTCCCGGCAGCGACCTGATTCTGCTGCTGATGAACATGGTGCTGGCGGGGCTGATGGGCTTCATGTCGGTCTACGGGCGGCAGGTCAGCGTGGCGCAGGCCCGCAGCGCGTGGCTTCAGGACCTCGCCTTTCGGGACCCGCTCACCGGCCTCGCCAACCGGCACATGGCCGACGAGGAACTGCGGGCGCTCGAGCTGGCCCAGGGCGCGCTGGCACCCGAGCAGTCGGCGGGGGCGGTGGGGGACGCGGCGCTGCTGATTCTCGACCTCGACGACTTCAAGCGCATCAACGATTCGCTGGGACACGCTCGGGGCGATCAGGCGCTGGTGCATGTGGCGCGGCTGATCGAGGGCCAGTTGCGCCCCGGCGACACGGCGGCCCGCTGGGGGGGCGAGGAATTTCTGGTGATTTTGCGCGGGGTCAGCCGTGAACAGGCCCGCGCCGTCGGCGAGCGGATGTTGCAGGCCGTACAGAACACGCCGCTGCCGGGTTTTCCCCACCTGACGCTCAGTGGCGGCGGGGCCATGCTGGAAGAAGCACCGGACCATGCCGCGCTCCTCGACCTCGCCGACCGCCGTCTCTACGCCGCCAAGCACGCAGGCCGCGCCCGCAGCGTCTGGTCGGAAGACGAGGTGCTGGCCACCTACGCCCTTTCGCACGCGCCGCGGAGCGCCACCCGGAGCCGAGGACCATGA
- the msrP gene encoding protein-methionine-sulfoxide reductase catalytic subunit MsrP, with protein sequence MTDPRPPAPPADPGRRELLRQAALLTATAAGFGGGLTLLTRSAGSGAGPAAAPPVPEPAGRVIRPSGPYDTREPLTSYRDMTTYNNFYELGLGKGDPARNAGALVTRPWTVVVDGEVRKPVTLDVDTLTRWFPPEDRIYRMRCVEGWSMVMPWLGFSLGDLLRRVEPTGAARYVQFTAIHAPDKLPGQRPWVLDWPYTEGLRLDEALHPLTLLAVGLEGRTLLPQNGAPLRLVVPWKYGFKSIKAIVRITLTRTPPPTTWALAAPHEYGFYANVNPAVPHPRWSQATEQRIGESGRRPTLPFNGYAEQVAGLYAGMDLRRNF encoded by the coding sequence ATGACCGACCCCCGTCCCCCAGCCCCCCCTGCCGACCCGGGCCGCCGCGAACTGCTCAGGCAGGCCGCGCTGCTGACCGCCACCGCTGCCGGCTTCGGCGGGGGGTTGACGCTGCTCACGCGCTCCGCCGGTTCGGGGGCCGGTCCTGCTGCGGCGCCCCCGGTCCCCGAACCGGCGGGGCGCGTCATTCGTCCGAGCGGGCCGTACGATACCCGCGAGCCGCTGACGAGCTACCGCGACATGACCACCTACAACAACTTCTACGAACTGGGGCTGGGCAAGGGCGACCCCGCCCGAAATGCCGGAGCGCTCGTCACGCGGCCCTGGACGGTGGTGGTGGACGGCGAGGTGAGAAAGCCCGTCACGCTGGACGTGGACACGCTCACGCGCTGGTTTCCGCCCGAGGACCGTATCTACCGCATGCGCTGCGTGGAAGGCTGGAGCATGGTAATGCCGTGGCTGGGCTTTTCGCTGGGCGACCTGCTGCGCCGCGTAGAGCCGACGGGCGCCGCGAGGTACGTGCAGTTCACCGCCATCCACGCCCCCGACAAGCTGCCGGGGCAACGGCCCTGGGTGCTCGACTGGCCGTATACCGAGGGCCTGCGGCTGGACGAGGCGCTGCACCCGCTCACCCTGCTCGCCGTGGGGCTGGAGGGCCGGACTCTGCTGCCGCAAAACGGCGCTCCGCTGCGGCTGGTCGTGCCGTGGAAATATGGCTTCAAGAGCATCAAGGCCATCGTGCGTATCACGCTCACGCGGACGCCGCCGCCGACCACCTGGGCGCTGGCTGCTCCGCACGAATACGGCTTTTACGCCAACGTCAACCCCGCCGTGCCGCACCCGCGCTGGTCGCAGGCCACCGAGCAGCGCATCGGGGAAAGCGGGCGCCGTCCCACGCTGCCCTTCAACGGCTACGCCGAGCAGGTGGCGGGGCTGTACGCAGGCATGGACCTGCGGCGGAACTTCTAG
- a CDS encoding YebC/PmpR family DNA-binding transcriptional regulator, with product MAGHSKWSQIKRKKGANDKKRSAIYSKHIRAIQAAVRSGGSGDPAGNLSLKNAIAAAKADTVPVDNIENAIKRAVGAGEGAAEYKEQTYEGYGPGGTAIFIETLTDNVNRTVADIRAVFNKRGGSLGNSGSVAWQFEKKGIILIRDTSETAQEVAIEHGAEDIQESEEGLEISTGPADLYAVQDALTAAGYAVESGQITMLPTNTVAVSGDDARKLLTLVEYLEELDDVQNVYTNADLPEDAED from the coding sequence ATGGCCGGTCATAGCAAGTGGTCCCAGATCAAGCGCAAAAAAGGCGCCAATGACAAGAAACGCAGCGCCATCTATTCCAAGCACATCCGCGCCATTCAGGCCGCCGTCCGTTCGGGCGGCAGCGGCGACCCCGCCGGCAACCTGAGCCTGAAAAACGCGATTGCCGCCGCCAAGGCCGACACCGTGCCGGTGGACAACATCGAAAACGCTATCAAGCGTGCGGTAGGCGCGGGCGAAGGCGCCGCCGAGTACAAGGAGCAGACCTACGAGGGCTACGGCCCCGGCGGCACGGCCATTTTCATCGAGACGCTGACCGACAACGTCAACCGCACGGTGGCCGACATCCGCGCCGTGTTCAACAAGCGCGGCGGGAGCCTGGGCAACTCCGGCAGCGTGGCGTGGCAGTTCGAGAAAAAAGGCATCATCCTGATTCGCGATACCAGTGAAACCGCGCAGGAAGTCGCCATCGAACACGGCGCCGAGGACATTCAGGAATCCGAGGAAGGCCTGGAAATCAGCACCGGCCCCGCCGACCTCTACGCCGTGCAGGACGCCCTGACCGCCGCCGGATACGCGGTGGAAAGCGGGCAGATCACCATGCTGCCCACCAACACGGTGGCCGTGTCCGGCGACGACGCCCGCAAGCTGCTGACGCTGGTGGAGTACCTCGAAGAACTCGACGACGTGCAGAACGTGTACACCAACGCGGACTTGCCCGAAGACGCGGAGGACTGA
- a CDS encoding nitronate monooxygenase, whose protein sequence is MTELTHVSPARLPRIIQGGMGVAVSDWRLARAVSQTGELGVVSGTGIDNVLVRRLQDGDPEGHVRRALAAYPNPAKAQEFVAKYFIEGGKAPEQPYARVPLPTHRSHQLAWELSIAGGFVEVWLAREGHDHPVGLNLLTKLELMTMPALYGAMLAGVDTVIMGAGIPREVPAALDNLSAGRPGTFKLSVKGDPQGDTPSVTLDPAAYGFAGMTTVRPKFYPIVTSHVLAGAMLRKKTGGIEGFVVEGPTAGGHNAPPRGNYELDALGQPVYGERDVCDLAEMRKLGLPFWLAGGYGKRGGLQEALAEGATGIQVGTLFAYAREAGIRDELQRRVLDEVQQGELKVYTDPLASPTGFPFKVVQLPDTLSNPEVYARRMRICDIGYLREAYWDTAPGKEGKVGWRCAAEPVDQYVAKGGKIEDTVGRKCLCNALMADAGLPQIQRNGDVEKSLLTSGDGLTELGSWKPGYTAADAVAFLRG, encoded by the coding sequence ATGACTGAACTGACACACGTTTCCCCGGCTCGCTTGCCCCGCATCATTCAGGGGGGCATGGGCGTGGCCGTTTCCGACTGGCGACTGGCGCGGGCGGTGTCCCAGACCGGTGAACTCGGTGTGGTTTCGGGCACCGGCATCGACAATGTTCTGGTCCGGCGCCTGCAAGACGGCGACCCGGAAGGCCACGTTCGCCGGGCGCTGGCCGCCTACCCCAACCCGGCCAAGGCCCAGGAATTTGTCGCCAAATACTTCATCGAGGGAGGCAAGGCCCCGGAGCAGCCCTACGCCCGCGTGCCGCTGCCCACCCACCGGAGCCACCAGCTCGCCTGGGAGCTGTCCATCGCCGGGGGCTTCGTCGAGGTCTGGCTCGCCCGTGAGGGCCACGACCACCCGGTGGGCCTGAACCTGCTCACCAAGCTCGAACTGATGACCATGCCGGCCCTGTACGGCGCCATGCTCGCCGGGGTGGACACGGTCATCATGGGGGCGGGGATTCCGCGTGAAGTTCCGGCGGCGCTCGACAACCTCTCGGCGGGGCGGCCCGGCACCTTCAAACTCAGCGTCAAGGGCGACCCCCAGGGCGACACCCCCAGCGTCACGCTCGACCCCGCCGCGTACGGCTTTGCGGGGATGACCACCGTGCGCCCGAAGTTCTACCCCATCGTCACCTCACACGTGCTGGCCGGGGCGATGCTGCGCAAAAAGACCGGCGGCATCGAGGGCTTTGTGGTCGAAGGCCCCACCGCAGGCGGCCACAACGCGCCCCCGCGCGGCAACTACGAACTCGACGCCCTGGGCCAGCCGGTCTACGGCGAGCGCGACGTGTGCGACCTCGCCGAGATGCGCAAGCTCGGCCTCCCGTTCTGGCTGGCGGGCGGCTACGGCAAGCGCGGCGGCCTGCAAGAGGCGCTGGCCGAGGGCGCCACCGGGATTCAGGTCGGCACCCTGTTCGCTTACGCCAGGGAAGCGGGCATCCGCGACGAGTTGCAGCGGCGCGTGCTGGACGAGGTGCAGCAGGGCGAACTCAAGGTCTACACCGACCCGCTCGCCTCGCCCACCGGCTTTCCCTTCAAGGTGGTGCAGCTTCCCGACACCCTGTCCAACCCCGAGGTCTACGCCCGTCGGATGCGGATTTGCGACATCGGCTACCTGCGCGAAGCCTACTGGGACACGGCGCCCGGCAAGGAAGGCAAGGTGGGCTGGCGCTGCGCCGCCGAGCCGGTGGACCAGTACGTCGCCAAGGGCGGCAAAATCGAGGACACCGTGGGCCGCAAGTGCCTGTGCAACGCGCTGATGGCCGACGCGGGCCTGCCGCAGATCCAGCGTAACGGCGACGTGGAAAAGTCCCTGCTCACCAGCGGCGACGGCCTGACCGAACTCGGCAGCTGGAAGCCCGGTTACACGGCGGCGGACGCGGTGGCGTTCCTGCGGGGCTAA